A single region of the Musa acuminata AAA Group cultivar baxijiao chromosome BXJ1-11, Cavendish_Baxijiao_AAA, whole genome shotgun sequence genome encodes:
- the LOC135596608 gene encoding uncharacterized protein LOC135596608: MMNGAEKEGIARIVGDPAAETRVSTPPPPPLLQARRLHNFSFPTLSWGGQRLLRCSKLPDPVTSADIAESGDQNHRTARIKSFPPRPYPCDHDEREEETRGREAEKTSTCAAATAEAARHWSLRTRSAACNAPAVGRPGINGSCYKALVVKKADPPRNVVRLRSDESKKGEMTKFSISLSRAEIEDDFFAIKGTKPPRRPKKRAKIIQRELDSLFPGLWLSEITRETYKIVE; this comes from the exons ATGATGAACGGCGCAGAGAAGGAAGGTATCGCCAGAATTGTTGGAGACCCGGCGGCGGAGACCCGGGTCTCgacacctcctcctccgccgctctTGCAAGCCCGCCGCCTCCACAACTTCTCCTTCCCGACCCTCAGCTGGGGAGGCCAGCGCTTGCTCCGGTGCTCCAAACTCCCCGACCCCGTAACCTCTGCGGATATTGCCGAATCGGGCGATCAGAACCATCGGACTGCCCGGATTAAATCTTTCCCGCCGAGGCCGTACCCGTGCGATCACgatgagagggaggaggagacgagAGGAAGAGAGGCGGAGAAGACCTCCACTTGTGCTGCGGCGACGGCGGAGGCCGCCAGACACTGGAGCTTGAGGACGAGAAGTGCGGCATGCAATGCCCCAGCTGTGGGGCGGCCCGGGATTAATGGTTCTTGTTATAAGGCTCTAGTGGTGAAGAAGGCTGATCCTCCAAGGAATGTGGTGAGGCTGCGATCTGATGAATCAAAGAAAGGAGAGATGACAAAGTTCTCGATCTCGCTGTCTCGTGCGGAGATTGAGGACGACTTCTTTGCCATCAAGGGGACGAAGCCCCCTCGAAGGCCAAAGAAAAGGGCTAAGATTATTCAGCGCGAACTGGAC TCACTTTTCCCTGGTTTGTGGCTGTCAGAAATAACTCGGGAGACGTATAAAATTGTCGAATAA